A segment of the Streptomyces sp. NBC_01235 genome:
TTGAGCGCGTCGTCGCGATCAACCGTGTCGCCAAGGTTGTGAAGGGTGGTCGTCGCTTCAGCTTCACCGCGCTGGTCGTGGTGGGCGACGGTGACGGCACCGTGGGTGTCGGTTACGGCAAGGCCAAGGAGGTGCCGGCCGCCATCGCCAAGGGTGTTGAGGAGGCCAAGAAGCACTTCTTCAAGGTCCCCCGCATCCAGGGCACCATCCCGCACCCGATCACGGGCGAGAAGGCCGCGGGCGTCGTCCTGCTCAAGCCTGCTTCCCCCGGTACCGGCGTCATCGCCGGTGGCCCGGTGCGTGCCGTGCTCGAGTGCGCCGGCGTGCACGACATCCTGTCGAAGTCGCTCGGCTCGTCGAACGCGATCAACATCGTGCACGCGACCGTGGAGGCCCTGAAGGGCCTGCAGCGTCCCGAGGAGATCGCGGCCCGCCGCGGTCTGCCCCTCGAGGACGTCGCTCCCGCGGCTCTGCTTCGTGCGCGTGCCGGGGCTGGTGCTGCGTAATGGCTCAGCTCAAGATCACGCAGACGAAGTCGTACATCGGCAGCAAGCAGAACCACCGTGACACCCTGCGTTCGCTCGGGCTCAAGCGCCTGAACGACGTGGTCGTCAAGGAGGACCGCCCCGAGTTCCGCGGCATGGTGCACACCGTCCGCCACCTCGTGACGGTCGAGGAGGTCGACTGATCATGGCGGAGAACAACCCGCTCAAGATCCACAACCTCCGTCCCGCCCCGGGCGCCAAGACCGCCAAGACCCGTGTCGGTCGTGGTGAGGCGTCGAAGGGTAAGACGGCCGGTCGTGGTACCAAGGGCACGAAGGCCCGCTACCAGGTTCCGGAGCGCTTCGAGGGCGGGCAGATGCCCCTCCACATGCGTCTTCCGAAGCTGAAGGGCTTCAAGAACCCGTTCAAGACCGAGTTCCAGGTCGTGAACCTCGACAAGCTGGCCGCGCTGTACCCGGAGGGTGGCGAGGTCACCGTCGAGGGTCTCGTCGCCAAGGGTGCCGTTCGCAAGAACAGCCTCGTCAAGGTCCTCGGCCAGGGCGAGATCTCCGTCGCGCTGCAGGTTTCGGTTGACGCCGTCTCCGGCTCCGCCAAGGAGAAGATCACCGCCGCCGGCGGTACCGTCACCGAGCTCATCTGATCCAGTCAGGTGTCTCGATGACTTGAGCGATCCCGACCGGGGATACCCCACAAATGGGGTATCCCCGGTTGGTCGTTCCTAGGGTGGCGGTCTCGCCGGTAAGGTGACCAGCACTGCCCACTTTTCACAAGGTGCTTCCCATGGGGCACCTTGAGCGGCAGTCGACCGTTACACATGTCGTTGTCGCTGTCGTTGTTCTTATTGGACCCTCAAGACCGTCACCCTTGACGCAGATGCGCGGGGGTCGCAGGAGGCACCGTGCTCACCGCGTTCGCCCGGGCGTTCAAGACGCCCGACCTGCGCAAGAAGCTCCTCTTCACGCTCGGGATCATCGTGATCTACCGGGTCGGTACGCACATTCCGATCCCCGGTGTCGACTACACGTCCGTTCAGCGGTGTGTGGACGAGGCGTCCGGCAACCAGGGCCTCTTCGGTCTGGTGAACATGTTCAGCGGCGGCGCGCTGCTGCAGATCACCATTTTCGCGCTGGGCATCATGCCGTACATCACGGCGAGCATCATTCTCCAGCTGCTGACCGTGGTCATCCCGCGCCTGGAAGCCCTGAAGAAGGAGGGCCAGGCCGGTACGGCGAAGATCACGCAGTACACCCGTTACCTCACCGTGGCGCTCGCCATCCTCCAGGGCACCGGCCTGGTGGCCACCGCCCGCAGCGGCGCCCTGTTCTCCGGCTGCACGGTCGCCTCGAGCATCGTCCCGGACCGCGCGATCTTCACCACCATCGTCATGGTCATCTGCATGACCGCCGGTACGGCCATGGTCATGTGGCTCGGTGAGCTCATCACCGACCGCGGCATCGGCAACGGCATGTCGATCCTGATGTTCATCTCGATCGCCGCGACGTTCCCGTCCGCGCTGTGGGCCATCAAGAAGCAGGGCACGCTGGCGGGCGGCTGGATCGAGTTCGGCACCGTCATCCTGGTCGGCCTGGTCATGGTCGGTCTGGTGGTCTTCGTCGAGCAGGCCCAGCGCCGGATCCCGGTGCAGTACGCGAAGCGCATGATCGGCCGCCGCTCCTACGGCGGTACCTCGACGTACATCCCGCTGAAGGTGAACCAGGCCGGTGTGATCCCGGTCATCTTCGCCTCGTCGCTGCTCTACATCCCGGCTCTCGTCGCCCAGTTCTCCAGCGGAACCTCCAGCTGGAAGACCTGGATCGAGACCAACCTGACCAAGGGTGACCACCCGATCTACATCAGCATGTACTTCCTGCTGATCGTTTTCTTCGCGTTCTTCTACGTGGCTATCTCCTTCAACCCCGAGGAAGTAGCCGACAACATGAAGAAGTATGGTGGCTTCATCCCGGGCATCCGGGCTGGCCGACCGACCGCTGAGTACCTGTCGTACGTGCTCAACCGGATCACCTGGCCGGGTTCGCTGTATCTGGGTCTGATCGCTCTTGTACCGACGATGGCGTTGGTTGGCTTCGGGGCAAGCCAGAACTTCCCGTTCGGTGGTACCAGCATCCTGATCATCGTGGGTGTCGGTCTCGAAACGGTGAAGCAGATCGAGAGCCAGCTCCAGCAGCGCAATTACGAAGGGTTCCTCCGCTGATGCGTATCGTCCTCGTCGGGCCGCCGGGTGCCGGAAAGGGAACGCAGGCCACTCGTCTGGCCGAGAAGCTGCGCGTTCCGCACATCTCCACGGGCGACCTGTTCCGCGCCAACATCAGCCGGCAGACGGAACTCGGGAAGCTCGCGAAGTCCTACATGGACGCCGGCAACCTCGTCCCCGACGAGGTCACCATCGCCATGGCCAAGGACCGCATGGAGCAGCCGGACGCCGAGCGCGGCTTCCTGCTGGACGGTTTCCCGCGCAACGTCTCGCAGGCGGAGGCGCTGGACGAGCTCCTCACCACCGAGGGCATCAAGCTGGACGCGGTACTGGACCTGGAGGCCCCGGAGGAGGAGGTCGTCAAGCGGATCGCCGGTCGGCGCATCTGCCGCAACGACTCCGCGCACGTCTTCCACGTGACGTACAAGAAGCCCGCGACGGACGCCGTCTGTGACGTCTGCGGCGGCGAGCTGTACCAGCGGGACGACGACTCCGAGGAAACCGTCCGCACGCGGCTCGAGGTCTACCACACGCAGACCGAGCCGATCATCGACTACTACAAGGCGCAGGGCCTGGTCGTGACCATCGAGGCCATGGGCCCGGTGGACGAGGTCACCGGCCGTGCGCTGGCGGCACTGAAGCGCGAGGGCGACGACCAGTAGTCGTCGGCCCGGATACGGCCGTGGAGTCCTCCGGGACACCACGGCCGTACTGTTGTGTACGTACGTGACCGACCCACCTGAGTGACGGAGAGCGCAGGCCCCCCATGGTGCAGATCAAGAGCCCCGAGCAGATCGCCAAGATGCGTGCGGCGGGGCTGGTCGTCGCCGCCATCCACGCGGCGACGCGGGAAGCGGCGGTGCCGGGGGCGACGACGAAGGACCTGGACGAGGTCGCCCGCAAGGTCCTGGCGGAGAACGGCGCGAAGTCGAACTTCCTGGGGTACGGCGGCTTCCCGGCCACGATCTGCACGTCCGTGAACGACGTCGTCGTCCACGGCATCCCCTCCGACGAGGTCGTCCTCAAGGACGGCGACATCATCTCCATCGACTGCGGCGCGATCGTGGACGGCTGGCACGGCGACGCGGCGTACACCGCCTTCGTCGGCTCCGGTCACGCCCCGGAGCTGGTCGAGCTCTCCCGGGTGACGGAGGAGTCGATGTGGGCCGGCATCGCGGCCATGAAGCAGGGCAACCGCCTGGTGGACGTGTCGCGGGCCATCGAGACGTACATCCGCCGGCAGCCCAAGCCCGGCGGCGGCCGGTACGGGATCGTCGAGGACTACGGCGGCCACGGCATCGGCACCGAGATGCACATGGACCCGCACCTGCTGAACTACGTCGACCGCAGGCGGGGCAAGGGGCCGAAGCTGGTTCCGGGGTTCTGCCTGGCGATCGAGCCGATGGTGTCGCTCGGCACTCCGAGGACCGAGGTCCTGGAGGACGACTGGACGGTCATCACGACCGACGGCACCTGGTCCTCCCACTGGGAGCACTCGGTCGCGTTGACGGAGGCGGGGCCGCTGGTGCTGACCGCTCCGGACGGCGGCAAGGCGAAGCTGGCCGAGCACGGGGTCGTCGCTGCACCCGATCCGCTGGCCTGAGGTTCCCTCCAGGGACGTGGCGGGGGTTTTCGCCCCCCGCCGCCCTTCCCGTCCCGTCCCTGGGGGCTGCCGTCCTCAGACCCCCGCTTCGGCCCGGGAAGAGCCGCGTCCTCGATCGCCGGACGGGCTGAGAGTGCCGGGCGGGCTCAAAGCGCTGGTTAAGGATCTCCCCCGTGGGGCAGGCTTCCCGATTCGTTTTTCCGGGGGCGCTGACGTAGACTGACTCGTCGGCTCTCGTGCACCCGCATGTCCGCATGCGCCCGTAAGGGAAAAGCAGGGGAGTCGATCAAGGTAGTCGATTCGAAGGGCGAAGCGTGGCCAAGAAGCAAGGTGCCATCGAGATCGAGGGCACTGTCGTCGAGTCTCTTCCGAACGCCATGTTCAAGGTCGAGCTCCAGAACGGCCACCAGGTCCTGGCACACATCAGCGGCAAGATGCGTATGCACTACATCCGTATCCTCCCTGACGACCGGGTCGTGGTGGAGCTGTCTCCGTACGACCTGACGCGTGGCCGGATCGTCTACCGGTACAAGTGACGGGCGGGTCTCGTACTCGCCTCGGCGGCCGGGAGGGTCGTTGCTGGACAGGCTCGCCCTGTCAAACTTCCCGGAGCGATCCAGGGGAGAGCCTTTCTGATCCGTCAGGAAGAGAACTCCAACGGTACAAGTAGATCTTCCCCCTGCCCCCGTCTCCGTATGGCGTGGGGGCACTGAGCCCGGAGAACTTCACATCCCATGAAGGTCAAGCCGAGCGTCAAGAAGATCTGCGACAAGTGCAGGGTGATCCGCCGTCACGGTCGGGTCATGGTCATTTGCGAGAACCCGCGCCACAAGCAGCGCCAGGGCTGACCGCACACGGATCACACCCTCTGCATGGATATCGCAGAGACTTCGCGCGACGCGAGCTGAATTTGTTCATACGCAGGGCCCGGGCGGGTTTTCCCGTCTGATACCCCCGGTTCGGAGGCCGGGGACCCAGTCCGTACCAAATCTTCCCAGCGAAGAGGCCGGCGGCTGGGGGTAGGTTCTGCGGAAGACCTCCGAGGATCAACTGGAGCCATTGAATGGCACGCGTTTCCGGTGTCGACATCCCGCGCGAAAAGCGCGTGGAGGTCGCCCTCACCTACGTGTTCGGCATCGGCCGGACCCTCTCCCAGGAGACGCTGGCAGCGACCGGCGTCGACCCGAACACCCGCGTTCGCGACCTCTCCGAGGAGCAGCTCGTCGCGATCCGCGAGTACGTGGACGCCAACATCAAGACCGAGGGTGACCTTCGTCGCGAGATCCAGGCCGACATCCGCCGGAAGGTGGAGATCGGCTGCTACCAGGGTCTCCGTCACCGTCGTGGTCTGCCGGTCCGCGGTCAGCG
Coding sequences within it:
- the rpsE gene encoding 30S ribosomal protein S5, whose translation is MAGPQRRGGGAGGGERRDRKGRDGGAAAAEKTAYVERVVAINRVAKVVKGGRRFSFTALVVVGDGDGTVGVGYGKAKEVPAAIAKGVEEAKKHFFKVPRIQGTIPHPITGEKAAGVVLLKPASPGTGVIAGGPVRAVLECAGVHDILSKSLGSSNAINIVHATVEALKGLQRPEEIAARRGLPLEDVAPAALLRARAGAGAA
- the rpmD gene encoding 50S ribosomal protein L30, which gives rise to MAQLKITQTKSYIGSKQNHRDTLRSLGLKRLNDVVVKEDRPEFRGMVHTVRHLVTVEEVD
- the rplO gene encoding 50S ribosomal protein L15 → MAENNPLKIHNLRPAPGAKTAKTRVGRGEASKGKTAGRGTKGTKARYQVPERFEGGQMPLHMRLPKLKGFKNPFKTEFQVVNLDKLAALYPEGGEVTVEGLVAKGAVRKNSLVKVLGQGEISVALQVSVDAVSGSAKEKITAAGGTVTELI
- the secY gene encoding preprotein translocase subunit SecY, whose protein sequence is MLTAFARAFKTPDLRKKLLFTLGIIVIYRVGTHIPIPGVDYTSVQRCVDEASGNQGLFGLVNMFSGGALLQITIFALGIMPYITASIILQLLTVVIPRLEALKKEGQAGTAKITQYTRYLTVALAILQGTGLVATARSGALFSGCTVASSIVPDRAIFTTIVMVICMTAGTAMVMWLGELITDRGIGNGMSILMFISIAATFPSALWAIKKQGTLAGGWIEFGTVILVGLVMVGLVVFVEQAQRRIPVQYAKRMIGRRSYGGTSTYIPLKVNQAGVIPVIFASSLLYIPALVAQFSSGTSSWKTWIETNLTKGDHPIYISMYFLLIVFFAFFYVAISFNPEEVADNMKKYGGFIPGIRAGRPTAEYLSYVLNRITWPGSLYLGLIALVPTMALVGFGASQNFPFGGTSILIIVGVGLETVKQIESQLQQRNYEGFLR
- a CDS encoding adenylate kinase, with product MRIVLVGPPGAGKGTQATRLAEKLRVPHISTGDLFRANISRQTELGKLAKSYMDAGNLVPDEVTIAMAKDRMEQPDAERGFLLDGFPRNVSQAEALDELLTTEGIKLDAVLDLEAPEEEVVKRIAGRRICRNDSAHVFHVTYKKPATDAVCDVCGGELYQRDDDSEETVRTRLEVYHTQTEPIIDYYKAQGLVVTIEAMGPVDEVTGRALAALKREGDDQ
- the map gene encoding type I methionyl aminopeptidase, producing the protein MVQIKSPEQIAKMRAAGLVVAAIHAATREAAVPGATTKDLDEVARKVLAENGAKSNFLGYGGFPATICTSVNDVVVHGIPSDEVVLKDGDIISIDCGAIVDGWHGDAAYTAFVGSGHAPELVELSRVTEESMWAGIAAMKQGNRLVDVSRAIETYIRRQPKPGGGRYGIVEDYGGHGIGTEMHMDPHLLNYVDRRRGKGPKLVPGFCLAIEPMVSLGTPRTEVLEDDWTVITTDGTWSSHWEHSVALTEAGPLVLTAPDGGKAKLAEHGVVAAPDPLA
- the infA gene encoding translation initiation factor IF-1, which produces MAKKQGAIEIEGTVVESLPNAMFKVELQNGHQVLAHISGKMRMHYIRILPDDRVVVELSPYDLTRGRIVYRYK
- the rpmJ gene encoding 50S ribosomal protein L36 gives rise to the protein MKVKPSVKKICDKCRVIRRHGRVMVICENPRHKQRQG
- the rpsM gene encoding 30S ribosomal protein S13, translating into MARVSGVDIPREKRVEVALTYVFGIGRTLSQETLAATGVDPNTRVRDLSEEQLVAIREYVDANIKTEGDLRREIQADIRRKVEIGCYQGLRHRRGLPVRGQRTSTNARTRKGPRRAIAGKKKPGKK